The following proteins come from a genomic window of Lolium rigidum isolate FL_2022 chromosome 5, APGP_CSIRO_Lrig_0.1, whole genome shotgun sequence:
- the LOC124652655 gene encoding ankyrin-1-like, whose product MASSPSGIALDTELSFHKKMAGKMDLRKARDSKGNTALHSAASSGCLASCRFLVEECGIDVNVVSKTGVTPMSYAAHDGNAQAMRYLLDRGADPAMPDERGSTPLHNAALQGHYEAVRLLLSKGVPVDPVDHRGAPLHLAASNDHVEVVKVLLEHSADPNKVANQIFSPVLVACYKRSLKCIKLLIEAGADVNAPGYPAPTPLIQAVNDGLTDFVKLLLEAGADPNIPSQLGAIPLERAAAQGRRDLVEILLPSTKPISSLPDWSVDGIIRTMNSRRINPLQAAVSDEKRIADFKSRGKEAFAKEDYFTAMYFFDLVTQIDPDDATLFSNKSLCWLRLRNGDQALEEARKCRMIRPNWFKAWYREGAALSFMKDYEGAADAFQEALQLDPKNEEIREALREAEKALEELRV is encoded by the exons ATGGCCTCCTCCCCCTCCGGCATCGCCCTCGACACGGAGCTCAGCTTCCACAAGA AGATGGCGGGCAAGATGGACCTGCGGAAAGCCAGGGACTCCAAGGGGAACACCGCGCTCCACTCCGCTGCTTCCAGCGGCTGCCTGGCGAGCTGCCGGTTCCTGGTGGAGGAATGTGGCATTGATGTCAATGTGGTGTCCAAAACAG GTGTGACGCCGATGTCCTATGCCGCACATGATGGTAATGCCCAGGCTATGAGGTACCTTCTTGACCGCGGTGCCGACCCTGCGATGCCTGACGAGAGGGGCTCCACACCGCTGCACAATGCAGCACTGCAAG GGCATTATGAGGCTGTAAGGCTATTGCTTTCCAAAGGAGTTCCAGTGGATCCTGTTGATCATCGGGGGGCACCATTACACTTGGCTGCTTCAAATGACCATGTTGAGGTTGTGAAGGTTCTGCTGGAGCATTCTGCTGAT CCAAATAAAGTGGCCAATCAAATATTTTCACCTGTCCTGGTGGCTTGCTATAAGCGGTCCTTGAAATGCATCAAGCTACTGATTGAG GCTGGTGCTGATGTGAATGCTCCTGGTTACCCTGCACCAACTCCTTTAATACAAGCAGTTAATGATGGCTTGACTGATTTTGTCAAGCTGCTCCTAGAGGCTGGGGCTGACCCTAACATTCCTAGCCAG CTTGGTGCAATTCCACTCGAGCGAGCAGCAGCTCAAGGTCGACGTGACCTTGTTGAAATTCTGTTACCTAGCACAAAACCAATTTCATCTCTGCCAGATTGGAGTGTTGATGGTATAATTAGAACTATGAATTCTCGGCGCATCAATCCTCTTCAG GCCGCAGTTTCGGATGAAAAAAGAATTGCTGATTTCAAGTCACGAGGAAAGGAAGCATTTGCAAAGGAAGACTACTTTACAGCAATGTACTTCTTTGACCTG GTAACTCAGATAGACCCAGATGACGCCACCTTATTTTCCAACAAGAGCCTCTGCTGGCTGCGTTTGAGAAATGGGGATCAAGCTCTGGAAGAAGCACGGAAGTGCAGAATGATACGGCCCAATTGGTTCAAGGCCTGGTATCGTGAAGGCGCAGCCCTGAGTTTCATGAAG GACTACGAAGGTGCCGCTGACGCGTTCCAAGAGGCGCTGCAGCTCGACCCTAAGAATGAGGAGATCAGGGAAGCCCTGAG GGAGGCCGAGAAGGCATTGGAGGAGCTGCGAGTGTAA
- the LOC124654160 gene encoding probable WRKY transcription factor 74, with product MEEVEAANRAAVESCHGVLALLSQQQDPALLRSIAAETGEACAKFRKVVSLLSNGGIGGGGHAKVRLSRRRKPMGFLNQTGFLESSSNTPLGMLISGTSPSTSAGSARPLFGASPPDLRGLDLVSSGSKSAHQFGGPPKMVQPLSVQFQFGATAHRFPFQQQQKLQAQMFKRSNSSISLKFDSPSGATGTISSPRSFMSSLSMDGSVASLDRKPPMHLICGPSASDPLNARHGASKRRCTGRCEDGSGKCATSGKCHCSKRRKLRIKRTIKVPAISNKISDIPPDEYSWRKYGQKPIKGSPHPRGYYKCSTVRGCPARKHVERCVDEPEMLVVTYEGEHNHNRLPTQSAQT from the exons ATGGAGGAGGTGGAAGCGGCGAACAGGGCGGCGGTGGAGAGCTGCCACGGTGTGCTGGCCTTGCTCTCCCAGCAGCAGGACCCGGCCCTGCTCAGAAGCATAGCTGCAGAGACGGGCGAGGCGTGTGCCAAGTTCAGGAAGGTGGTCTCCCTCCTCAGCAATGGCGGCATCGGAGGAGGAGGGCATGCTAAAGTCAGGCTCTCCAGGAGAAGGAAGCCTATGGGGTTCTTGAACCAGACAGGCTTCTTGGAGAGCAGTAGCAACACCCCATTGGGGATGCTAATCTCCGGTACCAGTCCATCCACATCTGCCGGTTCGGCACGGCCTTTGTTCGGCGCGTCTCCACCTGATTTGCGCGGGCTGGATCTGGTCAGCTCAGGCAGCAAGAGTGCTCACCAGTTCGGCGGCCCTCCGAAGATGGTCCAGCCATTGTCTGTGCAGTTCCAGTTCGGTGCCACTGCACATAGGTTTCCATTCCAGCAGCAGCAGAAGTTACAGGCCCAGATGTTCAAGAGGAGCAATAGCTCGATCAGCCTCAAGTTTGATAGCCCCAGTGGTGCCACTGGGACAATATCGTCGCCCAGGTCTTTCATGTCCTCTCTGAGCATGGATGGCAGCGTAGCTAGCTTGGACAGAAAGCCGCCAATGCATTTGATCTGTGGCCCATCTGCGAGCGATCCATTGAATGCGCGCCATGGCGCGTCTAAGCGGCGGTGTACGGGCAGATGTGAGGACGGCAGTGGCAAGTGCGCCACATCTGGCAAATGTCATTGCTCAAAGAGAAG GAAGTTGCGAATTAAGAGGACGATCAAAGTGCCTGCCATTAGCAACAAAATATCTGATATACCACCGGATGAATACTCATGGCGGAAGTATGGACAGAAACCCATCAAGGGTTCCCCTCATCCAAG GGGCTACTATAAATGCAGCACAGTTAGGGGCTGCCCGGCAAGGAAGCACGTCGAGCGGTGCGTGGATGAGCCGGAGATGCTCGTCGTGACGTACGAAGGCGAGCACAACCATAACCGGCTGCCAACACAGTCCGCCCAGACCTAG